Proteins found in one Brevibacillus brevis genomic segment:
- a CDS encoding MerR family transcriptional regulator, with product MPYFKPIEIARELHISTSALRHYESWGVVPAPERADNGYRLYTESHLAYFRCLRAMFPGFGVAITCEVLRLIQKADMDAAFWLVNKEQATLQQEKVAADQTLGLLENLDVSLPSNKKWRDRMTIGEVAAYTGVTTSAIRHWEKEGLLVLPRDPANGYRQFTPMDIRKILLIRTLRNTVYFLTNMKEIVQAVENQSIEQAKKVTTNAIRSIHDRNRHQMYGVRRLVELCEVLKLV from the coding sequence ATGCCTTATTTCAAGCCGATTGAGATCGCTCGCGAGCTACATATTAGCACGAGTGCTTTACGCCATTATGAATCTTGGGGAGTCGTTCCTGCTCCCGAACGTGCAGACAATGGCTATCGACTTTATACAGAGAGCCATCTTGCCTATTTTCGTTGCCTTCGCGCTATGTTCCCCGGCTTCGGTGTCGCCATCACCTGTGAAGTCCTTCGATTGATTCAAAAAGCAGATATGGATGCTGCCTTTTGGCTTGTGAATAAAGAACAGGCCACCCTCCAACAAGAGAAGGTCGCAGCAGACCAAACACTCGGACTTTTGGAAAATCTCGATGTCTCCTTGCCTTCTAACAAAAAGTGGCGAGATCGCATGACGATTGGTGAAGTCGCTGCTTACACAGGAGTCACCACGTCTGCGATTCGCCATTGGGAAAAAGAAGGCTTGCTCGTACTGCCACGAGATCCTGCGAATGGCTACCGCCAATTCACTCCCATGGATATTCGGAAGATTTTGCTTATCCGGACATTGCGCAATACGGTGTATTTTTTAACAAACATGAAAGAAATTGTACAAGCAGTAGAAAATCAAAGTATTGAGCAGGCCAAAAAAGTGACGACGAATGCGATTAGAAGCATTCACGATCGCAATCGCCATCAGATGTACGGAGTTAGGCGGTTGGTTGAATTGTGTGAGGTACTGAAGCTCGTGTGA
- a CDS encoding glutaminase, which produces MGGQALIQQVLLVDELEQWVEQYRSKASEGKCASYIPALYRTDPNQLGICIIEPTGKMHTAGDWEVPFTMQSISKVISFIAVCCYHGIPYVLDRVDVEPTGDAFNSIIRLEMNKPGKPFNPMINAGAITTSSLLPGQSPDHKLRYLYAFFSKITGVTPMVNEEVFLSEWENSHRNRALAHYLKDTGYLACEVEEALEVYLTQCSIEVTTEQIALIGLLLALDGFHPLRNEQVLPKDVVRLAKALMLTCGMYDASGKFAANVGLPAKSGVSGGIMTLVPPNRKPHSPFQDGCGIGIFGPSIDGCGNSVAGVSLLKHMAHEWDVTIF; this is translated from the coding sequence TTGGGGGGACAGGCGTTGATTCAACAGGTTTTACTCGTGGATGAATTAGAGCAATGGGTGGAACAATATCGTTCCAAGGCATCAGAAGGAAAATGTGCCAGTTATATCCCTGCCTTGTACAGAACGGATCCGAATCAGTTAGGGATTTGTATCATCGAGCCTACAGGAAAAATGCACACCGCGGGTGACTGGGAAGTTCCTTTTACGATGCAAAGTATTTCCAAAGTCATCAGTTTTATTGCTGTTTGCTGCTACCATGGCATCCCTTACGTGTTGGATCGGGTGGATGTAGAACCGACTGGAGATGCATTCAACTCCATTATCCGACTGGAAATGAACAAGCCAGGTAAGCCTTTTAATCCGATGATCAATGCGGGAGCAATTACGACCTCTTCACTCCTCCCTGGTCAATCACCGGATCATAAGCTGCGCTACTTGTATGCATTTTTCAGTAAAATCACAGGTGTCACGCCAATGGTGAACGAGGAAGTGTTTCTTTCCGAATGGGAAAACTCTCACAGAAACCGGGCACTCGCCCATTATTTAAAGGATACAGGCTATCTGGCCTGCGAAGTAGAAGAGGCTTTGGAGGTTTATCTGACGCAATGCTCGATTGAAGTAACTACCGAGCAAATCGCCTTGATTGGTCTCCTGTTGGCACTCGACGGCTTCCATCCTCTGCGCAACGAACAAGTTCTCCCGAAAGATGTCGTCCGTTTAGCCAAAGCACTGATGCTCACCTGCGGCATGTACGATGCATCGGGCAAATTTGCGGCGAATGTTGGCTTGCCAGCAAAAAGTGGCGTATCAGGCGGTATCATGACGCTGGTTCCTCCTAACCGCAAACCACATTCACCGTTTCAAGATGGCTGTGGAATCGGTATTTTCGGACCTTCCATTGACGGTTGTGGAAATAGTGTAGCGGGCGTTTCTTTGTTAAAACATATGGCTCACGAATGGGATGTAACAATTTTTTAG
- a CDS encoding enoyl-CoA hydratase/isomerase family protein yields the protein MSVEEVVLYKNEKGIVTLTLNRPEALNALNRDVLNQLSTILDRIKTDTSVRAIILTGAGEKAFSAGADISYLHQATPLEVRNFAQLAVSVTSKIESLGKVVVAAMNGYALGGGLEIAESCTLRIAVHHAKMGHPEVRIGAVAGFGGTTRLPRLIGKGRAAELLLTGSAIDADEAYRMGLVNRVVSRERLLAETEELLQEILSQSPLAVKLTWDAIHRGSNLTVEESALLGADYFGLVASTEDFREGTKAFLDKTPPRFTGR from the coding sequence ATGAGCGTTGAAGAGGTTGTTTTGTACAAAAATGAGAAAGGAATTGTGACCCTTACGCTAAACAGACCAGAGGCATTGAATGCTTTGAACCGAGATGTCCTTAATCAGCTTTCGACCATCTTGGACAGGATCAAAACCGATACCAGTGTGAGAGCGATCATCCTTACAGGGGCGGGAGAAAAAGCATTTTCGGCCGGCGCTGACATTTCGTATCTGCATCAGGCGACACCGTTGGAAGTTAGGAATTTTGCTCAGTTGGCCGTGTCGGTGACCAGTAAAATCGAATCGTTGGGAAAAGTAGTCGTTGCTGCAATGAACGGCTATGCGTTAGGTGGGGGACTTGAGATCGCCGAATCGTGCACGCTGCGTATTGCGGTTCACCATGCCAAAATGGGACATCCAGAGGTACGAATTGGAGCAGTGGCGGGCTTTGGTGGAACAACCAGACTTCCTAGGCTAATAGGAAAAGGCCGAGCTGCGGAATTGCTTCTTACAGGGTCAGCGATAGATGCGGATGAAGCATATCGAATGGGTCTGGTAAATCGGGTCGTTTCGCGTGAGCGGCTACTGGCGGAAACAGAGGAGCTTCTCCAGGAAATTTTGTCTCAGTCTCCGCTAGCAGTGAAACTGACGTGGGACGCGATTCACCGCGGAAGCAACCTGACAGTAGAGGAGTCCGCACTTCTAGGCGCAGACTATTTCGGACTCGTGGCATCCACCGAAGACTTTCGGGAAGGAACCAAAGCTTTCTTAGACAAAACTCCACCGCGTTTTACAGGGAGATAA
- a CDS encoding metallophosphoesterase, with translation MLLQTQVHTIFMLVGPTECGKTTFAKEVLMPNLSFEDEQKNVKANVQYISSDSIRQELLGYDYDKYDQVMLEASEQAFQLLFEKLRLVTSFPINAEFVVVDTTGLAEDFRSKVRDIAAENNYRLEVILFDYRNREDYYASERSKKLITNHILRLKQEVLRALSKEGYHNIHRIRHKDFYAIADGMANPLYEVVIENKDAYLATILPKDQTYIIIGDVHECVHELKGLLQTYGFKLGDNRLISTDKVQHTKIIIAGDWIDKGAQTREIIEFLYTNQEYFLFVLGNHENFVYKYLRKELKGVDPQLLDTYFDSIHVLEKDAELTERFNHLYTLAQPFYRSNALTGPSYYVTHAPCKKKYIGKLDANSMRRQRNFRIDRTASLEEQLAFLTVEAVSNHPYHIFGHIAAQKAFRLKNKLHLDTGCVHGNALTSVVIAHKPFFKSFQSEHRVMTEELPILFHAEKQVSIGDLEEEELRRLRYCSQNKVNFISGTMPPADTNAATQELESLKAGLDYFASRGVHQVVLQPKYMGSRCNLYLHHERDKCFAISRNGYAINQVDLTPIYDSLYARFRTYMEQNEIAMLILDGELLPWSAIGKGLIEKQFKPIESALRSEFAFLQENGFEEALQQLIHSYDESGFEKDQFHLSKSALTEKFGASLYQNYKYVREIKESYVSVAEHLEAYHIYQKQMELYAGEGELAYKPFTILKTVYLNGDEQLPDWKTSDMYRFVNDDHFLTIDLSEPNAYEEAARYFSTITMENKMEGVVIKPELINQKVVPAMKVRNPEYLSIIYGYDYRFPHKYRKLFHQKNITQKLKTSMQEHRLGERMLGFKFADISPENTEYQKVVATMLFEVAKEKEIDPRL, from the coding sequence ATGCTGTTACAGACACAGGTTCATACGATTTTCATGCTCGTCGGTCCCACCGAATGTGGGAAAACGACTTTTGCCAAGGAAGTACTCATGCCAAATCTTTCATTCGAAGATGAACAAAAAAACGTAAAAGCAAATGTCCAATACATTTCCTCGGACAGCATTCGCCAGGAATTGCTGGGCTATGATTACGACAAGTATGATCAGGTGATGCTGGAGGCTAGTGAGCAGGCTTTTCAGCTCCTGTTTGAAAAGCTGCGCTTGGTGACTTCGTTTCCGATCAACGCCGAATTCGTGGTTGTCGATACAACAGGGCTAGCGGAAGACTTCCGCTCGAAAGTCCGCGACATTGCAGCCGAGAACAATTACCGCTTGGAAGTGATCCTCTTTGATTATCGCAATCGGGAAGATTACTACGCATCTGAACGGTCGAAAAAACTGATTACCAACCATATTCTCCGTCTAAAGCAAGAAGTGCTCCGGGCATTGTCCAAAGAAGGGTACCACAACATTCACAGGATACGGCACAAAGATTTTTATGCAATAGCTGATGGGATGGCAAATCCTCTATATGAGGTCGTGATCGAAAATAAGGATGCCTATCTGGCTACGATCCTTCCCAAAGATCAAACATACATCATCATCGGAGACGTTCACGAATGCGTCCATGAGTTAAAAGGTCTTCTGCAAACCTACGGATTCAAGCTGGGGGACAATCGTCTCATCTCGACTGACAAGGTGCAGCATACCAAAATCATCATAGCAGGAGACTGGATCGACAAAGGAGCGCAAACGAGGGAGATCATCGAGTTTTTATATACGAATCAAGAGTATTTCTTGTTTGTTCTCGGGAATCACGAAAATTTTGTCTACAAGTACCTGCGCAAGGAACTAAAAGGGGTAGACCCACAGCTACTGGATACTTATTTTGATTCCATACACGTCCTGGAAAAAGACGCCGAATTAACTGAGAGGTTCAATCACCTGTATACGCTCGCTCAGCCGTTTTATCGATCGAACGCACTGACTGGCCCGTCCTATTATGTCACACACGCGCCCTGCAAAAAGAAGTATATCGGAAAGCTTGATGCGAATTCGATGCGACGCCAACGCAATTTTCGGATAGACCGAACAGCTTCATTGGAAGAGCAACTCGCATTTTTGACGGTTGAAGCAGTAAGTAACCATCCCTACCATATTTTTGGGCATATTGCGGCTCAAAAAGCGTTTCGCTTGAAAAACAAGCTTCATCTCGATACCGGATGTGTGCACGGAAATGCTTTGACCTCTGTCGTGATCGCACACAAGCCGTTTTTCAAATCGTTTCAGTCTGAGCATCGGGTGATGACTGAGGAGTTGCCGATCTTGTTCCACGCTGAAAAACAAGTATCCATAGGAGATTTGGAAGAGGAAGAACTTCGTCGACTCCGTTACTGCTCGCAAAACAAGGTCAATTTTATTTCTGGAACGATGCCTCCCGCGGATACGAATGCGGCGACTCAGGAATTGGAGTCGTTGAAGGCGGGGCTAGACTATTTTGCGAGTCGAGGCGTTCATCAAGTCGTGTTGCAGCCAAAATACATGGGTTCGCGATGCAATCTCTATCTCCATCATGAGCGCGACAAATGCTTTGCGATCAGCAGAAACGGTTATGCCATCAATCAGGTTGATTTGACACCGATTTATGACAGTCTATATGCAAGGTTCCGCACGTACATGGAGCAAAATGAAATTGCGATGCTCATCCTGGATGGTGAATTGTTGCCGTGGAGTGCAATTGGGAAGGGCTTGATCGAAAAGCAGTTCAAACCAATTGAATCCGCGTTGCGGAGTGAATTTGCATTTTTGCAGGAAAACGGTTTTGAAGAGGCGCTTCAGCAACTCATTCACAGCTATGACGAGAGCGGATTCGAAAAAGACCAGTTCCATCTATCCAAGAGTGCACTCACGGAAAAATTCGGCGCGAGCTTGTATCAAAACTATAAGTATGTGCGAGAAATCAAAGAGAGCTACGTTTCTGTCGCCGAGCATTTGGAGGCCTATCACATTTACCAAAAACAGATGGAGCTCTATGCAGGAGAAGGGGAGCTTGCCTACAAGCCTTTTACGATTCTAAAGACCGTCTATTTGAATGGGGACGAGCAATTGCCCGATTGGAAAACATCCGATATGTATCGCTTTGTCAATGACGATCATTTTCTCACTATCGATTTGTCTGAGCCGAATGCGTATGAAGAAGCGGCTCGTTACTTTTCCACGATTACAATGGAAAACAAGATGGAAGGCGTCGTGATCAAGCCAGAGCTGATCAATCAGAAGGTCGTTCCTGCCATGAAGGTACGCAATCCGGAGTACTTGTCGATTATTTATGGCTACGACTACCGATTCCCACACAAATACCGCAAGCTTTTCCATCAGAAAAATATTACGCAAAAACTCAAGACTTCCATGCAGGAGCATAGGCTGGGTGAGCGGATGCTTGGTTTCAAATTCGCCGATATTTCTCCAGAAAATACGGAGTATCAAAAAGTAGTCGCAACGATGCTCTTTGAAGTGGCGAAGGAAAAAGAGATCGATCCACGATTGTAA
- a CDS encoding ATP-binding protein, translating into MLITVPLAGELKFYPVNETFRISFGAPTFFFFLLLFQRIPSVLAGFLTGITVVCFRVVMDLIAGNHTAWEASLQAHYSSFFFYFAYCVLFYLTGVRHFHNRTILVGLMGMVIEVLADLIEFLSQHVLLDTVLTWGAVQEMLVIALSHSFIVISFLNMMKLYEAQSREQQTRKQNEHILMLISNLYEESIHLKKTLQNAESISMKSFELYQGLQELHKEQVVTNVESFAKKALIVAGEVHEIKKDNQRIFAGLHKLISDESLTDYMDIHQLVDIIRRSNMKYATLLEKDIQITASITGTHPLYHVFMMLSLINNLVANAVEAIQQTGAISIEIDRIGDHVEIKINDDGPGVPPRRKALLFKPGFTTKYDQTGNPSTGIGLSYVQQLVEQWQGEISLQDGVDGKGTTFLMRIPIDPITKKE; encoded by the coding sequence ATGCTGATTACGGTGCCATTGGCAGGGGAGTTGAAATTTTATCCCGTCAATGAGACTTTTCGAATTAGCTTTGGAGCTCCTACCTTTTTCTTCTTTTTATTATTGTTTCAACGAATTCCATCTGTTCTCGCTGGCTTTTTGACGGGGATTACGGTCGTATGCTTCCGGGTTGTGATGGACCTCATCGCCGGGAATCATACAGCATGGGAGGCTTCTCTCCAAGCGCATTATTCTAGCTTTTTCTTTTATTTCGCTTATTGTGTTCTGTTTTACTTAACCGGAGTACGTCATTTTCACAACAGGACGATTTTGGTTGGATTAATGGGAATGGTCATCGAGGTATTGGCTGACCTCATTGAGTTTCTCTCGCAACATGTACTGCTGGATACCGTCCTCACATGGGGAGCGGTGCAAGAAATGCTCGTCATCGCTCTGTCCCACAGCTTTATCGTGATCAGTTTTCTCAACATGATGAAGCTGTACGAAGCACAGTCGCGCGAGCAACAGACAAGAAAACAGAACGAACACATCCTGATGCTGATATCAAACTTGTATGAGGAATCGATTCATTTGAAAAAAACATTGCAAAATGCCGAGAGTATTAGTATGAAGTCTTTCGAGCTATACCAAGGCTTGCAGGAGCTCCATAAGGAACAGGTGGTCACGAATGTAGAGAGCTTTGCCAAGAAAGCCTTGATTGTTGCAGGCGAGGTTCACGAGATTAAAAAGGATAATCAACGCATTTTTGCAGGGCTGCACAAGCTGATTTCCGATGAAAGCCTTACGGATTACATGGACATCCATCAGCTCGTGGACATTATCAGACGAAGCAATATGAAGTATGCGACTTTGTTGGAGAAGGACATACAGATAACAGCTTCCATTACGGGGACACATCCGCTCTACCATGTTTTCATGATGCTTTCCCTGATCAATAATCTGGTGGCAAATGCAGTGGAAGCTATCCAGCAAACAGGAGCCATTTCCATTGAAATTGATCGGATTGGGGATCATGTGGAAATCAAAATCAACGATGACGGGCCGGGAGTACCTCCACGGAGAAAAGCTTTATTATTCAAGCCTGGCTTTACTACGAAATACGATCAAACCGGCAACCCCTCTACAGGGATCGGACTGTCTTATGTACAACAATTGGTAGAACAATGGCAAGGGGAAATCTCCCTACAGGATGGAGTAGATGGGAAGGGGACGACATTTCTCATGCGAATACCAATTGATCCGATAACGAAGAAAGAGTGA
- a CDS encoding MurR/RpiR family transcriptional regulator, producing the protein MNASTPHAPRVLTQLRAIYTQLSGKEQQIADYILEHASEIIHFSITELADQCQCADATVFRLCRRLGFRGYQAFKIALASEVTNPKQTIHQEINLDDDDVSAIAEKIFTANIETIRDTQQIINKDELMKIVSCLENASRIEFYGSGGSAVIAQDAYHKFMRTGIPCLYHSDAHYQVMSASLLTEGAVVVGISHSGSNKDILAALQVAKEAGAKTIGITSYGKSPLVRLADMCLYTTSRETVFRTEALSSRLAQLSLIDLLYVAVSLRRQDDTIANIQHIREAISLKRL; encoded by the coding sequence ATGAACGCTTCCACCCCGCATGCTCCGCGTGTTCTCACGCAATTACGCGCTATCTATACACAATTAAGCGGGAAAGAACAACAGATCGCCGACTATATTTTGGAGCATGCCAGTGAAATTATTCACTTCTCGATCACGGAGCTAGCCGATCAATGCCAGTGTGCAGATGCTACCGTATTTCGTCTGTGTCGCAGGCTTGGATTTCGCGGTTACCAAGCATTCAAGATCGCCTTGGCGAGTGAAGTCACAAATCCGAAGCAAACGATTCACCAAGAAATCAATCTCGACGACGATGACGTCAGTGCAATCGCTGAAAAAATTTTCACAGCGAATATCGAGACGATTCGTGATACGCAGCAGATTATCAATAAAGATGAGTTAATGAAAATCGTCTCCTGTTTGGAAAACGCTAGCCGGATCGAGTTTTATGGCTCGGGAGGCTCAGCTGTCATCGCACAGGACGCATACCACAAATTTATGCGGACAGGCATCCCTTGTCTCTATCATTCTGATGCCCACTATCAAGTGATGTCCGCCTCTCTGCTTACCGAGGGTGCTGTTGTCGTAGGCATCTCCCACTCTGGGTCCAACAAAGATATCTTGGCAGCCCTGCAGGTTGCCAAGGAAGCCGGAGCAAAAACAATCGGCATCACAAGCTATGGGAAATCCCCACTTGTTCGTCTGGCAGACATGTGCTTGTACACGACTTCACGCGAAACGGTATTTCGTACAGAAGCCCTGTCGTCCAGGCTTGCTCAGCTCAGTTTAATTGATCTGCTCTATGTAGCCGTATCCTTACGGCGGCAGGATGATACGATCGCCAATATCCAGCACATCCGCGAAGCCATCTCACTCAAACGCCTGTAA
- a CDS encoding class I SAM-dependent methyltransferase: MAIVQLRSENPDFSFMIKKNPNSGLSLRSIRKGIAYGWFSNTDTYNVYFKDAENEVSYKQSEQEHFEYLNVSRYNTPLFPLNAINEFFSASMKQHDERDAEGYEHVFFINMIHIERLLYLTFFEKHLKDFTFELKHHADKSYALTITTRTSLHQLLHVVSVLCLFLSMFGKEYIDISDNILDKYIKSIHVIDAPFYIRSLFARNFLTTRDRYRKYKTEIEKTSRYPIQLEYGSTGLQRRNYIASKLPFTKSIVDIGCGEGFYAIPFATKLPQYYYAIDIDEQSLEVVRRRAEEKEISNLILFRSLDQFLQDYNGEQVDVILTEVIEHMSKEEARALIKQICSLLDFDHLIITTPNADFNQFYELEGYRHDDHKWEMGQEEFQAWMTEIMEEAGVEGQFVSIGDGVNDIHTTQGVILQRKGA, from the coding sequence ATGGCCATTGTTCAGCTACGCTCAGAGAACCCGGATTTTTCGTTCATGATCAAGAAAAATCCAAATTCCGGGCTGAGTTTACGATCTATTCGAAAAGGCATCGCTTACGGGTGGTTTTCCAATACGGATACATACAACGTTTACTTTAAAGATGCAGAAAATGAGGTTTCCTACAAACAATCGGAACAGGAGCATTTTGAATATTTGAATGTCTCCCGGTACAATACACCCTTGTTTCCGTTAAATGCGATTAATGAATTTTTTTCCGCTTCGATGAAGCAACACGACGAGCGGGATGCTGAAGGGTATGAGCATGTTTTTTTCATCAACATGATACACATCGAACGCCTGCTTTATCTGACTTTTTTTGAGAAGCACCTCAAGGATTTCACCTTTGAACTCAAGCACCACGCCGATAAAAGCTACGCTCTGACCATCACAACGAGAACGAGTCTGCATCAGCTTCTCCATGTCGTAAGCGTGCTCTGTCTATTCTTGAGTATGTTTGGAAAAGAGTACATCGATATATCCGATAACATCCTGGATAAATACATCAAAAGCATCCATGTCATCGACGCACCTTTTTACATACGAAGCCTGTTCGCACGCAACTTCCTGACAACCAGAGATCGCTATCGCAAGTATAAGACCGAGATCGAGAAGACAAGCCGCTACCCCATTCAATTGGAGTATGGCAGCACTGGTTTGCAGAGAAGGAACTACATCGCGAGTAAGCTTCCTTTTACCAAATCGATTGTGGATATCGGATGCGGAGAAGGCTTTTATGCGATTCCGTTTGCTACCAAGCTGCCACAGTATTACTATGCCATCGATATCGATGAACAATCATTGGAAGTAGTCAGACGCAGGGCAGAGGAAAAAGAAATCTCGAATCTCATTTTGTTCCGCTCGCTTGATCAGTTTTTACAGGATTACAACGGTGAACAGGTAGATGTCATTTTGACTGAGGTCATTGAGCATATGAGCAAAGAGGAAGCGCGAGCGCTCATTAAGCAAATCTGCAGTCTATTGGATTTTGACCATCTTATCATTACAACGCCCAACGCGGATTTTAATCAGTTCTACGAGCTGGAAGGCTATCGCCACGACGATCATAAATGGGAAATGGGACAAGAAGAGTTCCAGGCATGGATGACCGAGATCATGGAAGAAGCCGGGGTAGAGGGGCAATTTGTATCTATTGGTGACGGCGTAAACGACATCCATACCACGCAAGGCGTCATTCTCCAGAGGAAGGGGGCGTAA
- a CDS encoding alanine/glycine:cation symporter family protein: MQQFLLDVTTSINDFLWSYIIIIMLIALGLFFTYRGKFLQVRMLPEMIRSIKEGRAKDDGGISPFQAFAISMAARVGTGNITGIAIAIALGGPGAVFWMWVIAIIGSASSFVESTLAQIYKIKDKSGFRGGPAYYMEKGLNKRWMGALFAVLITLSFGLVFNAVQSNTITIAFENSFGTDRLILGIIMTIAFAAIIFGGVKRIAKMSEYIVIVLAVLYIGMALFIVLMNITEMPALIALIVKNAFGFEQIAGGSLGAALMHGIKRGLFSNEAGMGSAPNAAATATTSHPVKQGLIQAFGVLFDTLVICTSTAFIILLSGAYTQQGLSGIELSQAALSIHIGSWASGFLAIMVFLFAFSTLIGNYYYGETNIEFLKTSKAWLLLYRLSVLAMVLFGSVAKVQLVWDLADLFMGLMVIVNLIAIAMLSKVAYAALHDYLKQKKAGKDPVFYKDSIEGLNNIEAWDNATPSSNK, translated from the coding sequence ATGCAACAATTCCTACTGGATGTAACAACTTCTATAAACGATTTTTTGTGGTCCTATATTATCATTATCATGCTCATCGCGTTAGGCTTGTTCTTTACCTACCGGGGTAAATTTTTGCAAGTACGTATGTTGCCGGAAATGATCCGTTCCATTAAAGAAGGACGAGCGAAAGACGACGGTGGCATCTCCCCTTTTCAAGCTTTCGCTATTAGTATGGCCGCGCGTGTCGGCACAGGGAACATTACAGGAATTGCCATTGCCATTGCTCTAGGTGGTCCTGGCGCCGTATTCTGGATGTGGGTCATCGCGATTATCGGTTCGGCATCCAGTTTTGTTGAGAGTACGCTCGCTCAGATTTATAAAATCAAGGATAAGAGCGGTTTTCGTGGCGGTCCGGCTTACTACATGGAAAAAGGCCTGAACAAACGTTGGATGGGCGCGCTGTTTGCTGTCCTCATCACCCTTTCGTTTGGTCTCGTATTTAACGCAGTGCAATCCAACACGATCACGATTGCTTTTGAAAATTCGTTTGGGACAGATCGTTTGATACTGGGTATCATCATGACGATCGCATTTGCAGCGATCATTTTCGGCGGCGTAAAGCGCATTGCGAAAATGTCTGAGTACATTGTAATTGTATTGGCTGTATTGTACATCGGGATGGCGCTGTTTATCGTGTTGATGAACATCACCGAGATGCCTGCACTGATCGCGTTGATTGTGAAAAACGCGTTCGGCTTCGAACAAATCGCAGGTGGTTCTCTGGGTGCAGCGCTCATGCACGGCATCAAGCGAGGATTGTTCTCGAACGAAGCAGGTATGGGTAGTGCGCCGAATGCTGCGGCAACGGCAACGACAAGCCATCCAGTGAAGCAAGGTCTGATTCAGGCATTCGGTGTTCTATTCGATACCCTCGTGATCTGTACAAGCACAGCTTTCATCATTTTGCTGTCCGGCGCGTACACGCAACAAGGATTGAGTGGCATTGAGCTGTCCCAAGCAGCACTGAGCATTCATATTGGTTCTTGGGCGTCCGGCTTCCTTGCCATTATGGTATTCCTGTTCGCCTTCAGTACATTGATTGGTAACTACTACTACGGCGAGACCAACATCGAGTTTTTGAAAACAAGCAAAGCTTGGCTATTGCTGTATCGTTTGAGTGTACTCGCTATGGTGTTGTTCGGATCAGTGGCAAAGGTACAGCTCGTATGGGATTTGGCCGATTTGTTCATGGGCTTGATGGTCATTGTCAACCTGATTGCAATTGCCATGTTGTCAAAAGTCGCCTATGCTGCGCTACATGATTATTTGAAACAGAAAAAGGCAGGAAAAGACCCTGTGTTCTACAAGGACAGTATTGAAGGTCTCAATAATATTGAAGCCTGGGATAATGCTACGCCTTCCTCCAACAAATAA
- the gnd gene encoding phosphogluconate dehydrogenase (NAD(+)-dependent, decarboxylating) gives MKLAILGLGKMGYNLTLNLLSHQHEVVAYDVDSARAEELSHEGAIPAFSVEDAVAKLPTPRVVWMMVPAGEIVDQLVDQLSTLLAAGDIVIDGGNSHYKQSLDRYARLKEKAIHFMDAGTSGGMEGARHGACMMIGGDREAFTYIEPMVRDINVENGYLYAGEAGSGHFLKMIHNGIEYGMMQAIGEGFEVLAKSQYNYDFAEVARVWANGSVIRGWLMDLTERAFRKDAKLDEIRGVMHSSGEGKWTLETALDLQAATPVIAMSLLMRYRSLDEDTFHGKVVAALRNEFGGHAVEKK, from the coding sequence ATGAAACTAGCGATCCTCGGATTAGGAAAAATGGGGTACAATCTCACGCTGAATTTGCTTTCGCATCAGCATGAGGTTGTAGCGTATGATGTAGATTCTGCGCGTGCAGAAGAGTTGAGTCATGAAGGCGCGATTCCGGCATTTTCGGTGGAGGACGCTGTAGCGAAACTGCCGACACCTCGCGTAGTATGGATGATGGTACCAGCAGGAGAGATTGTGGATCAACTGGTTGATCAACTCTCCACCTTGCTTGCCGCAGGAGATATCGTCATTGACGGTGGCAACTCTCATTACAAGCAATCGCTAGATCGCTATGCACGCTTGAAAGAGAAAGCTATTCACTTCATGGATGCAGGAACGAGCGGAGGCATGGAGGGAGCGCGCCACGGAGCATGCATGATGATTGGCGGAGATCGGGAAGCATTCACGTATATCGAGCCGATGGTTCGCGACATTAACGTTGAAAACGGATATTTGTATGCTGGGGAAGCGGGCAGCGGCCACTTCTTGAAAATGATTCATAATGGAATCGAATACGGCATGATGCAGGCGATTGGAGAAGGTTTTGAGGTACTTGCGAAAAGCCAATATAACTATGATTTTGCAGAGGTCGCACGCGTGTGGGCAAATGGTTCCGTCATTCGAGGCTGGCTGATGGACTTGACAGAGCGAGCTTTTCGAAAAGACGCCAAGCTTGATGAAATCCGTGGGGTCATGCACTCTTCCGGGGAAGGAAAATGGACACTGGAAACCGCGCTGGATCTACAGGCAGCCACACCCGTGATTGCGATGTCCTTGCTGATGCGGTACCGTTCGTTGGATGAGGATACGTTCCACGGAAAAGTGGTCGCAGCCTTGCGTAATGAATTTGGCGGGCATGCCGTAGAAAAGAAATAA